The Selenomonadales bacterium genome contains the following window.
GCCGCGGGCCTTTTCCTCGGGGGCCTTGTCAATCTGGTCGTAGGCCACTTTCTCTGCGCCGCCGGTAGTCGAAATAATGCTCGTCAGTGCAGCGGTCGTCGTGGTCTTACCGTGGTCAATGTGACCGATTGTCCCTACGTTAACGTGCGGCTTATTGCGTTCGAACTTTTTCTTAGCCATTCTTCTTCCTCCTACCTAACCTACAGCTTTAGTATTGCTTCGCTGACAGACTTGGGCACCTCTTCGTAACCTAGAAGCTCCATCGTATAGTTTCCGCGTCCTTGCGTTTTAGAGCGCAAATCCGTAGCGTAACCAAACATTTCTGCCAAGGGTACGGCACCGCGCACAATCTGTGCTCCCGCTAAGGCTTCCATGCCTTCGATGCGGCCCCGGCGCGACGTAATGTCTCCGATTACATCCCCCATGTACTCCTGCGATACCACGAGTTCTACTTTCATCACCGGCTCAAGGAGGGTGGGGTTCGACTGCGCCATCGCGGCTTTAAAGGCCATAGAGCCGGCAATCTTAAACGCCATCTCCGAAGAGTCAACCTCATGGTAGCTGCCGTCATACAAGGTTGCCTTCAGGTCTACTACCGGGAAGCCTGCTAAGATACCGCTCTGCATGGCCTCCTCGATGCCGTCCTCCACCGGATTCCAGTACTCCTTGGGCACGACACCGCCGACAATCTTACTCTCAAAGACAAAGCCCGAACCCGGCGGCAGTGGCTCAAACTCGACCCATACATGCCCGAACTGACCGCGCCCGCCGCTCTGGCGAACAAACCGTCCCTCGGCCCGCACTGCCCTGCGAAACGCCTCGCGATAGGCTACCTGCGGCTTGCCGACTGCGCAGCCTACTTTGAACTCGCGCTTAAGTCGGTCTACGATGATGTCAAGGTGTAGCTCGCCCATGCCCTCGATAATGGTCTGCCCTGTCTCCGTATCCGTCTTGGTGCGGAACGTGGGGTCTTCCTCCGCTAAGCGCATGAGTGCCAGCCCAAGCTTATCTTGGTCTGCCTTGGTGTTAGGCTCGATACTCTGCGCGATAACCGGCGAAGGAAACTGCATTGACTCTAGCACGATGGGGTTTCTCTCGTCGCACAGAGTGTCGCCGGTAGAAGTGTCCTTCACGCCCACGATAGCCGCGATATCTCCGGTATAGACTTCGGAAATCTCCTGGCGGTGATTGGCATGCATTCGCAGCACGCGCCCCACGCGCTCTCGTTTGCCTTTAGTGGCGTTGTACACGTAACTTCCCGCCGCTAACTGCCCTGAGTACACTCGGAAGTAGGCTAACTTGCCTACGAAAGGGTCTGATACAATCTTAAATGCTAAGGCGGACAGCGGTTCACCGTCACTGACCTCGCGCACCGCTTGTTCGCCCGTCTTTGGCACTTGCCCCAAAACTGCGGGGATATCAATTGGCGCAGGCAGATAGTCGACCACTGCATCGAGCAAGTTTTGCACACCTTTGTTGCGGTACGACGACCCCGCGAGAACCGGGATGACTGCGCCGGCCAGTACGGCGCGACGCAAGGTAGCCCGTATTTCTTCCTCGGAAAGGCTTTCGCCTTCAAGGTAGCGCATCATAAACTCCTCGTCCGTCAGTGCAATGTTTTCGATAAGTTGGTGGCGCGCCTCTCGTACTTCCCCTGCCATGTCAGACGGCACTTCGCGCTGCTCAATTTGCTTGCCTTCGTTGTCAAGGTAGTAGAGAGCAACGTTAGAAACTACGTCGACCATGCCGACAAATGTGTCTTCGCTCCCAATCGGCAGCTGAATCGGCACTGCGTTAGCCCCAAGCCGGTCGCGAATCATGGCTACGACTCGTTGGAAATTTGCACCCAATGTGTCCATCTTGTTGACGTAGGCAATGCGCGGCACCTTATACTTGTCTGCCTGTCTCCAAACGGTCTCGGACTGCGGCTCGACACCGCCTTTAGCGCAGAAAACAGCCACTGCTCCGTCAAGTACCCGCAGACTGCGTTCGACCTCGACAGTAAAGTCCACGTGCCCGGGCGTATCAATAATGTTGATTTGACAATCGCGCCATTGACAGGTGGTGGCTGCCGAGGTGATGGTGATTCCCCGCTCTTGCTCCTGAACCATCCAGTCCATCGTCGCGGCGCCTTCATGCACCTCGCCTAGCTTGTGCGTCTTCCCCGTATAGTAGAGGATACGCTCAGTAGTCGTGGTTTTTCCGGCATCTATGTGCGCCATGATGCCAATGTTTCTTACCTTGTCAAGTGGAAATTCTCTCGGCATGACAATACCTCCCTTCGCGCGGTTGTGATTTGAGATTTGGGAATGCACTTCGCACTTCGCACTTGGCACTTTGTGGGCGTGCCTAGTCCCCAGTGCCCAGTGCCTAGTGCCTAGTAGAGTGGTATCGCGGCGGTGTACGGTTTCCCTTTGACCTTTCCACCCCGCCATAGCTCACAGCTCACAGCTCACGGCCCCCTTAGTTCATGATTCATGATTCACGATTCATGATTTCTAGCGCCCCACAGCTCGCAGCTCACTCTACCACCTATAATGCGCAAACGCCTTATTGGCTTCGGCCATCTTGTGCGTGTCTTCGCGCTTCTTAATGGATCCGCCCTGATTTTGAGCAGCATCCATAATCTCAGCTGCCAGACGCTCTTCCATGGTCTTTTCGCCCCGCTTGCGCGAGTACATCACCAACCAACGAATCGAGAGCATCTTCTGGCGCTCGGGCCCAACTTCAACGGGCACTTGGTAAGTAGCGCCGCCCACGCGCCGAGGCTTGACCTCGACTAGGGGCGAGACGTTCTTAACCGCAGCTTCGAAGACCTCCATGGCACCCTTGCCGGTCTTCTCGCGCACACGTTCCATAGCGCCATAAAATATCCCTTGCGCAATACCGCGCTTGCCGTCATACATCAGCTTGTTGATAAAGCGAGTGACAAACTTGCTGTTGTAGATGGGATCAGGCAAAACATCGCGCTTTGGCACCGGACCTTTTCTTGGCATATCTATTCCCTCCTTCACAACTAGTGTTACTCGATGGCTCTAAGAGCCACCGCAGGGCAATTATTTCTTCCCACCCTTAGCGGGAGCTCCCTTGCCTGCCGCCGCTTTGGCGCGTTTAGCGCCGTACTTAGAACGGCCCTGACCACGGTTTTGCACCCCACCTGCATCAAGCGTGCCGCGCACGATATGGTAGCGCACACCCGGCAAATCCTTGACGCGGCCGCCGCGTACAAGCACGACCGAGTGCTCCTGTAGATTGTGGCCGATGCCCGGAATATAGGCAGTGACCTCAATGCCATTTGACAGACGCACCCTAGCAATCTTGCGGATGGCGGAGTTCGGCTTCTT
Protein-coding sequences here:
- the tuf gene encoding elongation factor Tu (EF-Tu; promotes GTP-dependent binding of aminoacyl-tRNA to the A-site of ribosomes during protein biosynthesis; when the tRNA anticodon matches the mRNA codon, GTP hydrolysis results; the inactive EF-Tu-GDP leaves the ribosome and release of GDP is promoted by elongation factor Ts; many prokaryotes have two copies of the gene encoding EF-Tu) codes for the protein MAKKKFERNKPHVNVGTIGHIDHGKTTTTAALTSIISTTGGAEKVAYDQIDKAPEEKARGITINTAHVEYETAKRHYAHVDCPGHADYIKNMITGAAQMDGAILVVSAADGP
- the fusA gene encoding elongation factor G, yielding MPREFPLDKVRNIGIMAHIDAGKTTTTERILYYTGKTHKLGEVHEGAATMDWMVQEQERGITITSAATTCQWRDCQINIIDTPGHVDFTVEVERSLRVLDGAVAVFCAKGGVEPQSETVWRQADKYKVPRIAYVNKMDTLGANFQRVVAMIRDRLGANAVPIQLPIGSEDTFVGMVDVVSNVALYYLDNEGKQIEQREVPSDMAGEVREARHQLIENIALTDEEFMMRYLEGESLSEEEIRATLRRAVLAGAVIPVLAGSSYRNKGVQNLLDAVVDYLPAPIDIPAVLGQVPKTGEQAVREVSDGEPLSALAFKIVSDPFVGKLAYFRVYSGQLAAGSYVYNATKGKRERVGRVLRMHANHRQEISEVYTGDIAAIVGVKDTSTGDTLCDERNPIVLESMQFPSPVIAQSIEPNTKADQDKLGLALMRLAEEDPTFRTKTDTETGQTIIEGMGELHLDIIVDRLKREFKVGCAVGKPQVAYREAFRRAVRAEGRFVRQSGGRGQFGHVWVEFEPLPPGSGFVFESKIVGGVVPKEYWNPVEDGIEEAMQSGILAGFPVVDLKATLYDGSYHEVDSSEMAFKIAGSMAFKAAMAQSNPTLLEPVMKVELVVSQEYMGDVIGDITSRRGRIEGMEALAGAQIVRGAVPLAEMFGYATDLRSKTQGRGNYTMELLGYEEVPKSVSEAILKL
- the rpsG gene encoding 30S ribosomal protein S7, which encodes MPRKGPVPKRDVLPDPIYNSKFVTRFINKLMYDGKRGIAQGIFYGAMERVREKTGKGAMEVFEAAVKNVSPLVEVKPRRVGGATYQVPVEVGPERQKMLSIRWLVMYSRKRGEKTMEERLAAEIMDAAQNQGGSIKKREDTHKMAEANKAFAHYRW
- the rpsL gene encoding 30S ribosomal protein S12, whose translation is MPTISQLVRNGRQSLENRSKSPHLSRCPQRRGVCVQVKTMNPKKPNSAIRKIARVRLSNGIEVTAYIPGIGHNLQEHSVVLVRGGRVKDLPGVRYHIVRGTLDAGGVQNRGQGRSKYGAKRAKAAAGKGAPAKGGKK